In the genome of Maribacter forsetii DSM 18668, the window ATACCTTAAGATCATGTCATTTACGTATCTAAGGTTGAGTGTATTTGTTATGCGTTCTTCATACTTCTTAGATTCTTTAAAATATTTCATTCCCTTTTCATAGTCATCCTTCTTGATCCAAAGTTCAGACAAAAATTTGTTGGCATCTGCTATTTCAATATTGAACTCATATTTCTCTGCAAGTGCTAAACCAGATTCTAAATTGGTTTCTGCAGCATCATAATCTTCTAATCTAATTAGTGCCCAACCAAGATTAATATATATAGTGGTGATAATTTTTTGATCGTTAAGAGAAATGGCTTTTAATAAATTAGATCTTAAAATATGAATAGCTTCTTTTACCTTGCCTTGGTGAACATAAATATGGGCTATGTTGTAATTACATTTTATTTTACCCCTACTAGAGTTTATGATTTCGTAGTATACCAGAGATTTTCTAAAATTTTTTAAACCAGGTTCTAGGTCTCCTTGAGATTCGTAACATTCTCCTAAGTTGAGGTGATTTATGGCCAAACCTAGTTTATCGTCCAATTCTTTTTCCAAGGTCATCGCCTTTTCATACTTCTCTATAGCTAGTTCATACTGCTCAAGTATTTGATAAATGTTACCAATACTGTTCAAAGACACGATAATGCTTCTTTTTAAACCAATGCTTGGTTTTGCTAGGGTTTCTGCAAGTTCTAATGCTTCTTGACTATAATCTAATGCGGATTTGAAGGCATCAGTACGCCTATATACAGTACTGATCATGTTAAGGCTATTTACTCTAAACTCAATATTACCGGCTTCTACAGAAACTCTTAGAGCCTCTTGAAAAAGGTCAAGTGCTTTACTATATAAAGATTGTTCACGGTAAATGGTACCTAGGTTAATTAAAGCATAAGCCTGTCCTGAATTATATTTTTTGGAAAGAGATTGTTGTTCAATGTAACGTAATGCTGTACTGTCATTAATAAAAGTACCTAGTAAATTATCTATCTCTTGACTTGTTTGGGGTGTTGCAATTAGCAAACTGTCCATATTGTCTTGTAAATTAAGAGGTATGTCTTGAGAGTAACTAAGGTGCGTTAACACTAAAGTGTAGATAAGAAATAGAATTTTGTATTTGAATTTATACACTATACGTTTATGGAAAAAGCTTAAGTAATATGTTATAAATCAAATTAATGATTTATAACATGTCTAAAAAATCTGATTTTTTTTGCCTAGATACAGGTATTTTATGATTGGATTTTAAGACAACATAACCATCTGTCTTTAAAAATTCTTTTATTTTATTTAAGTTGATAATGTATGAATTATGAATTCTAAAAAAGGAATCAGAGGGTAACAATTCATTTACTTCTTTCAGTTTTTTGGTAAGGACAATTTTTTGCCCATCGGTTAAAAATATAGTGCTGTAATTTCCATCGGACTCGGCATATAATATTTCATCGCTTTCTAAAAATAAAAGTTTACCATCTGTGTTAAGGGTAATACGTTTATGTATAGCTCTAGAGTTGTAATTTATAAGTGCCATCTCTAAATTTTCGACAGAGAAATTTTTACTGTTATATTTTTTAATCTTAACAATCGTCTCTTCTAAATCATCTGTATCAATGGGTTTTAAAAGGTAGTCCAACGCCTGGCTTTTAATTGCTTTTAAGGCATATTGGTTATATGCCGTTGTAATAACAACAGGAAAATTTTTATTGGTAAGCTTTCTTATAAATTGAAAACCGTCCATAGTTGGCATTTCTATGTCTAAAAATAAACAATCTGGCGTGTGTTTTTCTAAATAGGCGAGCGCTTCGGTTGGGTTTGTAAATGAGGCTACTATATTGATTTCATCACTGAAGTTAGTGAGCTCCCAAGTTAAGCTTTGAAGGGCTTTAATTTCATCATCAACGATAACAGCTTGTAACATAAAAGATCGAATATCAAGTTAGAAAGTTATGAAAAATTAAGCGCTTGTGTGGTTTTCCTATGCTAATTTGTATCAATGGAAGAAATATTAGTGTAATCGGTATATTTTTAATGAAAGGACAAAAGTTTGAGATAAAACTTGTAAAAGGAAGGAAAAAGATTACAAACGGAGTCTATCTTAAACTTTTCTGATTTTAGGCTTCCGATTATACATAAAAAGAAGCAAGTTATACAATATAGGTCTACCGGTTTTAAGCATAAATTTACCTTTATCACAGAACTTCAGTATGTTATAAGTGAAATTGATATGAGGAAATGCAGCATTATGTTGGCATTATTTATTGTGGTCTTATTGATTGCATCTCAATTTATGCAGGAAGAAGAAGGTTTAAGTGAGAATTTAACTGTAGTCCTAGAAGTTCAAGAACAGAATTTAACCAGACCATAACTTTAAATCATGCCGAGATTTTTATGCTTTGTAGGTAAATCATTTAAAACATTTCTTTTCGGTATAATACCGTTTATGTTGCTTGCAGGCGGATCAAAAGAAAATTATGAAAAGTCTAGATTGGATAATGGTTCCTATAGTTTTAATGTAGAAGGAAAATTAAACTTTCATTTAGATGGAGCGGCAGCCTTTCAAAGTAGAACTGAGGTAGATAAGTTAGGTCATAGGACAGATAAATTATTATTAAGTTTTACTACTTGCAATGATGAACGGGAGCAAACGTTAGAATTTATTATTGCATCTAAAGCAAAAGGTAAACGTGGTATACAGGCTGGAAAACATAAAATTAAAAGTATTAACCGACTGATGAATAGTTTCAGCGGAGTTTATGGTTTTGCAGATTTAGGTAGTGTAAGTGAATTGCCCTTTTTTATAAAATCTGGTGATATTACAATAACCGAAAGTTTTTCTAACATAGTCGATGGCAAGTTAGAGGTACAATTGGAAAATGCAGAAGGAGAAGTATTGCTGATCAATGGTTCTTTTAATGCAGATATAAAAGTTTAAAATTAAAAGTTAGTACGGTTCTTTATAGGGTAGTGTATGTTATCTTATATCTAATGTTTGAGCGCCAAAATAAGTATAACTACGATTCGTCGTATGATTACGTTCTAAGAAAAGGTTTCGGGGGAACTACCTTTATTAGACTTGGTGGGCATTTTTCATAAAAGAAGCATTAGTGGGACCGTACATTTTTATTACTACCATCAAATCATCAATTTTTTTGATAGCTTAAATGGGTTGTATAGTATGATATTTCATGCATATATTTTACTGACCCTTGGTTAGAAATTAGAATATACCTAAATAGACATTATAGTTTATATTGACAGTAAAAGTAGATTTAGAAAATACTTATGATTTAAGAAGAATTCCAAAAAAATAAGAATAAAAAAGACCCCGCTTTATGGGGTCTTTTTTATATACGGCTAAGCCGAGGTTAAGTAAGGGGATTTTTATTTATCGTTTTTGATATAAGGCTTCAATACTGTTGAGAAAAGTAACGCAGCCGCATATATCATCAATATTGTGATGTAGTTTTCCATAACTTAAGTATTAGAGTATAAGTTATATACGCAGCAAAGACCATTTTGGATTACGGAAACTTAATAGTGTCGTTAAAAAGGCTATGATATGTTAATCTTATCGCACTTTTAAGGTTAAACCATTTGTAACTTAATCTCATTTGAAACAATTCAAAAGAATGGGACTTTACCTTTTTATAGATATAAAAAGATAATTTGGAAGCCAGAAGTAAACTGGCATAGACGAGTACTGCTTGTAGGTATTGGGACATATACAAAAGAACGAATAAGTAGGTAAATTCTTACAATCAGAATATGCATTTCATCGAATAGTTGATTCTTTTTCGATGAAATGCAATTTTTGCTCTTTCGTTTAGGTCTTAAATGACCAAAGGGTGTAGCATAGATTTATAAAAAATCATCTACTTTTTTATATGCATCAATAACCGCTAGTTCTCCTTCTTTACCATCTCTAGAGTTGCCATGCTCCATACCAAGTATTCCATCAAAGCCTTGTTCGTGAATCCATTTAAATACATTGTGATAATTGATTTCACCAGTAGTAGGTTCGTTTCTTCCAGGGTTATCTCCTATTTGAATGTATGCAATTTCAGACCAAGAAGCTTCCATATTAGGTATTAGATTTCCTTCTTGTATCTGCTGGTGATAGATATCGAACAAAATTTTACAAGAAGGCGAATTAACTGCTTTGCAAATTTCAAATGCTTGTGGAGAATCTGTTAAAAATAATCCTGGGTGATTTCTGAAATTCAAAGGTTCCAATACCATGGTTATATTGTGTGGTTCTAGTAATGCGGATGCTTGTTTAAGGCTTTCTACGACATTAGCGGTCTGGTAGCCCATTCTTTGCTTAAGGTCCACATGACCGGGCACTACTGTCATCCATTTGGCATTGACACGTTTGGCAACTTCAATAGAACTTTTTATATCATTCAAAAATTCTTCTCTTTTGGTTTGGTCACCCGATGCTAAATTAGGGGTTTTCCAGTGTATTTTATGTGCTACGAACACGCCCATTTCCAAACCTCGTTCTTTCATGGTCTTAGCCATCTTTTCCTGTTGTTCAATAGGACGTTTACGCATTTCATTATCTTCAAATGCTGTATAGCCTTGATCAGCCATGAAGTTCAATTGATCAATAGGGTCTTCGCCTGCCAAATGTTTAAACATGCCCAAGTGTGGTGCATATTTTAAATTGTATTTATGGGCTTTAGGTTTATTGTTTAGCGTGTTTGCATAGGTTAGAGTACTGCCTAAAGCAATTGTTCCTGATGTTAATGCAGATTTTTGAATAAAACTTCTTCTTTTCATGAGTGGTTGATTTAAAGTAAAAAGCCAAGAACGATGAAATTATCATGCTCTTGGCTTTGAATATTGAAATGTTATTGTGTTATAAGGACCATGCCTTACCACCTGTAAGCTCTTGCATATCTCCGCAAGGAACATATTCACCTGGGACAGGTAAATATGCCAATACTTCTTCGCCTACATATTCAGAAGCTTTATAGCCCCAAATAGTCATACCTCTTAAGTTATTGGCAAATGCAAATCTTGAAACTTCATCATCTAACTCGGCAGTACCTCCATCTGCAATAGCTTTTGTGTAGCTATTAATGGTCTTGAACATTTCTGCTTGCTGATCTTTTGTGTATTTCAAAGATGTTGCCAAAACAGGCTCTAAATCTTCAGTGGTTAAATCTTCGGCTTTTTCTTTTCCAGAATCAGCCAAGGCTTTATTAGTGAATTTTGTCATAGACATTTTAAAGAAGTCTTGTTGCTCCTTTTCCATAACATCTTTTGCAAACCTGTCAATAAAGATATCAACTTGTACTTCTGTAGCAGATGGTGTGTCAGTTTTAGGTAAAATAATATCTACTAGTTTAGAAAGTACTTCACCTTCATTTTGAGCCAAGAATTCTGGAGTCCAAGTTAGGGCCGGTTCACTTTTACAGCTTTGAACAATTGATAACAAGGTTGGGGTGGCCACCATATATCCAAGTGACATTCCCATATTTTTTAAAACGCGTCTTCTATCCATTATATGTTTCCTTTTTTAAGTTCTTTAACAGCATGATCTGCAGCTCTGGCCGTAAAGGCCATATAAGTTAATGATGGGTTTACACAACTGGCAGAAGTCATAAAGGACCCGTCAGTTACATATACGTTTGGTACATCATGTAATTGGTTGTTTCCATTTAAAACAGACGTTTTTCTATCTCTTCCCATACGGGCAGTTCCCATTTCGTGAATACCTAAACCTAAAGCACTTTCGTTATCATACCCTTTAACATCTCTAAGTCCGGCTTTTTCTAACATATCAACGGCCGACTCTAAAATGTCTTTACGCATTTTAAGTTCGTTTTCTTGAAGCTCGGCATCAAAAGTTACCGTTGGTAGGCCCCAATCATCTAATTTATCGTAATCTAAGGTAAATCTATTGTTTTCGTAAGGTAGTACTTCTCCAAAGCCCATCATACCAAACGTCCATCCACCTGGTTTTAAAACGGCATCTTTTAAGTCTTTACCGTGAGATAGTTCTGCAATAGATTCTTCCCAGTTACCTCTAGAGGCTCCACCTTGATAGCCAAACCCTCTTTTGTAATCCCTGTCAGAATCTCCGCCTAAGTTTCTAAACCTTGGAATATAGATACCACTAGGTTTTCTTCCTTTATAATATTTATCCTCAAAGCCATCAAATTTTCCAGAAGCTCCTACTTGAAGTTGGTGGTCCATGATGTTACGGCCTAATTGATCAGACTCGTTACCCATACCATTAGGGAAACTTTCAGATTTAGATTGCATTAATATAGAAGTAGATGCTATTGCAGATGCACATAAGAATATAACCTTTGCCTTAAATTCAAAAGTTTCTTTCGTATTTGAATCAATAACCTTTACACCTGTTGCTTTCTTTGTTTTTGGGTCGTAAATAACCTCATGTACAATAGAATCTGGTCTAAGTGTCATATTACCGGTAGCTTCTGCTGCAGGTAGAGTAGAAGATAAGCTACTAAAGTAAGCTCCAAAAGGACACCCTCTAATACATCTATTTCTAAATTGACATTTGCTTCTTCCGTCAAATTGCTTTGTTCCTGTAATGTGTGCAGTTCTTCCGGCAGTTACTACACGACCATCAAAATTCTCAGCAACTTTTTCCCTAAATTCCTGCTCTACACAGTTCAGGTCCATCATTGGTAAAAAATTACCATCTGGTAATTGCTCTAAACCTAAGTTTTCACCACTTACGCCAATATACTCTTCAACCTTATCGTACCAAGGTGCAATATCTTTATAACGAACAGGCCAATCTACGGCAATACCTTCTTTTTTGTTTGCTTCAAAATCAATATCGCTTAAACGGTAACTTTGACGGCCCCATTGTAGTGAACGACCACCTAGATGATATCCTCGCATCCAGTCAAATCGCTTTGTTTCATTGTATGGATGTTTTAGGTCATTTACAAACCACATGTTACTAGCTTGGTTGGTAGTATAACCAGTTCTGTTTTGCTTTGGTTGTTGTTCAATAATTTCCTTAGTAGGTTGCCCTGCATTCGGAAAATCCCACGGGTCCATATTTGCTGTCTCGTAGTCTTCAATATGTTTTACCATACGACCACGTTCTAAAACCAGTGTTTTAAGACCAGCCTCGCATAATTCTTTCGCGGCCCAACCGCCACTAATTCCGGTTCCTACAACTATAGCGTCATAGGACTCCTGCTCTTCATTATAATAAAATTTGCTCATAAAAGTTGTTTAATCTCTAAATTTATTAAATATTAAATTAATTCTATACATTTATTGTCCATTCTTCTTGCGAAATTCGCTAAAATATGCATCTTGCATATGTGATAGATTTAGTCATGATTTTAACGCAAACGATTGAGATTATTATTCAAACAACAACAAACAACCAAAAATGAAAACAAACAAATTTATTAGAATTGCTACGGCAGTATGTATTGGAATCTCGTTATTAGGAACTTACTCATGTAAGGAAACAAAAAAAGAGAAAGTAGAAAATGCAGAAATTGTAATGGAAGAAAGTACTAAAGCTCCATTTTTTAAATTGTCTTTGGCACAATGGTCCATGCACAAAATGATCAGGGAAGATGGTGTAGATCCATATTCTTTTGCCGAAAAAGCAAAGGATTGGGGGTTTACGGGATTAGAGTATGTAAGTCAACTGTATAATCCTGAATTGGAAGATGCTGGTTATTCTGAAGAGGCAATGGCAAATTTCGTTGCAAAATCTAATGCAGAAGCAGAGAAGCACGGAATGAAAAACGTTTTGATCATGATCGATGGTCAAGGTAATTTGGCTGTTGACGATGAAGCCGAAAGAAATGAAACTGTTGAGAAGCACAAAAAATGGGTAGATGCAGCCGCAGCAATGGGGTGCCACGCCATTAGAGTAAACCTTAATGGAAGTGATGTGCCAGAGCAATGGATCAAGAATTCCGTAGACGGTCTTACAAAATTAGCTACTTATGCAAAAACAAAAGGTATTAATGTATTGGTTGAGAACCACGGTGGCTTGTCCTCTAACGGAGAATTACATGCCCAGGTTATGAAAACCGTGAACTTGGATAACTGTGGAAGTTTGCCTGATTTTGGTAATTTTTGTATTGAACGCAAACCAGATAGCTGGGACTGTTTAAAAGAGTACGATAAATACAAAGGTGTAAAAGAATTAATGCCTTATGCAAAAGCGGTAAGTGCAAAGTCTAATAATTTTGATGCAGATGGTTATGATACCGGTATTGATTATGTAGAAATGCTGAAGATTGTAAACAATGCAGGCTATACCGGCTTTATTGGTGTTGAATATGAAGGGTCTGAAATAAGTGAAGCAGACGGTATCATCGCTACTAGAGATCTTTTGCTAAAAGCTGCAAAAGAAATAGAATAATCAACAGCGAAATTTATGGAGACTTTTTTTAATGAAATATTCGATTATAATTTTCATTGTAACAAGAAGCTAATAGAGCAGTGTTTGGCCCTTGATACGGTGCCACCAGAAACCATTCGTTTATTTAGTCATATTTTAAATGCGCACCATATTTGGAATGCAAGAATCTTAAATAAACCTAGTGAATACAAGGTTTGGCAAGAGCATGACGTGAAAAAATGGGCAGATATTCATTATGAAAATCAACGTAGTTCGTTTGAGATAGTAACTAATGCCGATAATTTTGACAAGCGTATAGATTATGAAAATTCTGAAGGGCGATTGTTCACCAATACCTTACAAGATATTCTTTTTCATATCATAAATCATTCTACAAGTCATAGAGGGCAAATTGCCGTAGATTTTAGAAATAATGATGAAACTCCTATAAGCTCAGATTATGTTTATTACTGAAGATAGATGAAAAATAAAGTTAGAGCGCAGTTGTGCTTTATGATGTTTTTAGAATTTTTTATTTGGGGTGCTTGGTTTGTAACCTTAGGTACTTTTTTAGGAAACAATTTAAAGGCAACCGATAGTGAAATAGCCTTGGCATTTTCTACACAATCATGGGGGGCTATTATTGCTCCCTTTGTTATTGGAATCATAGCAGATAGGTATTTTAATGCAGAGAGAATTTTGGGTGTTTTGCATCTTTTGGGTGCCGCTCTTATGTATTTCATGTACCAAAGTACCGCATTCGATAGTTTTTATATAATGGTTTTAGCCTACATGATCTTGTACATGCCTACCTTGGCTTTGGTCAATTCAGTTTCTTTTAACCAAATGAAAAATCCGGCTAAAGAATTTTCTATGGTTCGTGTTTTTGGGACTTTAGGGTGGATTATCGCCGGTCTTTCCATTAGTTATATATTCCACTGGGATCAAGGTGAGAATATTGGTCAAGGCTTACTCAGAAATACGTTTTTAATGACGGCTATAGCCTCTTTAATTTTAGGATTGTTCAGCTTTACATTGCCTAAAACTCCGCCTAAAGCGGTTAGTTCGGAAAAACTTGGTCTTAAAGAGATTTTAGGATTAGATTCTTTAAGCTTATTTAAGGATAGGAACTTTTTAATCTTCTTTATATCATCGGTTTTAATATGTATACCATTAGCGTTCTATTATCAGAATGCAAATCCTTTTCTGGTAGAAATAGGTATGGATAACCCAACAGGGAAAATGACATTAGGTCAAATTTCTGAGATTGCCTTTATGTTATTACTTCCTTATTTCTTTACCAAATTCGGATTTAAAAAGACTATTCTGGTGGCTATGGCTGCTTGGGTGGTACGTTACTTATTATTTGCATTTGGTGATGTTAACGAACTTGGGTTTATGCTCATCATCGGTATAGCACTGCATGGTATATGTTATGATTTTTTCTTTGTCTCAGGGCAAATATATACCGATAGTAAAGCGGGTGAAAAGTTTAAAAGCTCGGCACAAGGTCTTATAACTTTAGCGACTTATGGTGTGGGTATGTTAATAGGGTTTTGGGTTGCAGGAAAGATTTCAACGGCTTACCTTTTAGATGACGGTAAACATGTTTGGGAAACTATCTGGATGTATCCGGCTGGTTTTGCCTTGGCCGTATTTATATTGTTCGCCATTTTCTTTAAAACAGAGAAAATAGAATATCAGTCTTAGATAAATTCTTTAATTTAAACGCCTGAAAATTGTGACTCGTTAAATACTATAGCTGTTCTTTAGTAGATAAATGGGGTGAATTTTTTCAAAAATCAGAACAAATATAAATCCGAAGGGATTTTAAACAATACTATTTTCAATAACAAACAACAAAAACAATAACAAAATGCCAAAGAAAATACGATTAGGAATATTAGGTGGAGG includes:
- a CDS encoding tetratricopeptide repeat-containing sensor histidine kinase, which translates into the protein MDSLLIATPQTSQEIDNLLGTFINDSTALRYIEQQSLSKKYNSGQAYALINLGTIYREQSLYSKALDLFQEALRVSVEAGNIEFRVNSLNMISTVYRRTDAFKSALDYSQEALELAETLAKPSIGLKRSIIVSLNSIGNIYQILEQYELAIEKYEKAMTLEKELDDKLGLAINHLNLGECYESQGDLEPGLKNFRKSLVYYEIINSSRGKIKCNYNIAHIYVHQGKVKEAIHILRSNLLKAISLNDQKIITTIYINLGWALIRLEDYDAAETNLESGLALAEKYEFNIEIADANKFLSELWIKKDDYEKGMKYFKESKKYEERITNTLNLRYVNDMILRYESQIRANQLERLAQENESVRLRLKKNKTMLIIIGISLILLIGILYILYRQSQLNADKKLLTLEQSMLRSQMNPHFLFNSLNSIKLYIINNEKKNAVHYLNKFSKLVRKILEASSQREISLAEELETVELYMNIENIRFSNEINFDIQIKDEIDPHHIKIPSLILQPFLENALWHGLSSKDGIKNIDLEVKKGKNGFIEIVITDNGVGRDAAQKIKDGKLLKRKSVGIDITKERLANFSRDYENYFHVDIIDKFDDDTNPIGTQIVIYIPTI
- a CDS encoding LytR/AlgR family response regulator transcription factor — its product is MLQAVIVDDEIKALQSLTWELTNFSDEINIVASFTNPTEALAYLEKHTPDCLFLDIEMPTMDGFQFIRKLTNKNFPVVITTAYNQYALKAIKSQALDYLLKPIDTDDLEETIVKIKKYNSKNFSVENLEMALINYNSRAIHKRITLNTDGKLLFLESDEILYAESDGNYSTIFLTDGQKIVLTKKLKEVNELLPSDSFFRIHNSYIINLNKIKEFLKTDGYVVLKSNHKIPVSRQKKSDFLDML
- a CDS encoding hydroxypyruvate isomerase family protein, which gives rise to MKRRSFIQKSALTSGTIALGSTLTYANTLNNKPKAHKYNLKYAPHLGMFKHLAGEDPIDQLNFMADQGYTAFEDNEMRKRPIEQQEKMAKTMKERGLEMGVFVAHKIHWKTPNLASGDQTKREEFLNDIKSSIEVAKRVNAKWMTVVPGHVDLKQRMGYQTANVVESLKQASALLEPHNITMVLEPLNFRNHPGLFLTDSPQAFEICKAVNSPSCKILFDIYHQQIQEGNLIPNMEASWSEIAYIQIGDNPGRNEPTTGEINYHNVFKWIHEQGFDGILGMEHGNSRDGKEGELAVIDAYKKVDDFL
- a CDS encoding gluconate 2-dehydrogenase subunit 3 family protein, giving the protein MDRRRVLKNMGMSLGYMVATPTLLSIVQSCKSEPALTWTPEFLAQNEGEVLSKLVDIILPKTDTPSATEVQVDIFIDRFAKDVMEKEQQDFFKMSMTKFTNKALADSGKEKAEDLTTEDLEPVLATSLKYTKDQQAEMFKTINSYTKAIADGGTAELDDEVSRFAFANNLRGMTIWGYKASEYVGEEVLAYLPVPGEYVPCGDMQELTGGKAWSL
- a CDS encoding GMC oxidoreductase, with protein sequence MSKFYYNEEQESYDAIVVGTGISGGWAAKELCEAGLKTLVLERGRMVKHIEDYETANMDPWDFPNAGQPTKEIIEQQPKQNRTGYTTNQASNMWFVNDLKHPYNETKRFDWMRGYHLGGRSLQWGRQSYRLSDIDFEANKKEGIAVDWPVRYKDIAPWYDKVEEYIGVSGENLGLEQLPDGNFLPMMDLNCVEQEFREKVAENFDGRVVTAGRTAHITGTKQFDGRSKCQFRNRCIRGCPFGAYFSSLSSTLPAAEATGNMTLRPDSIVHEVIYDPKTKKATGVKVIDSNTKETFEFKAKVIFLCASAIASTSILMQSKSESFPNGMGNESDQLGRNIMDHQLQVGASGKFDGFEDKYYKGRKPSGIYIPRFRNLGGDSDRDYKRGFGYQGGASRGNWEESIAELSHGKDLKDAVLKPGGWTFGMMGFGEVLPYENNRFTLDYDKLDDWGLPTVTFDAELQENELKMRKDILESAVDMLEKAGLRDVKGYDNESALGLGIHEMGTARMGRDRKTSVLNGNNQLHDVPNVYVTDGSFMTSASCVNPSLTYMAFTARAADHAVKELKKGNI
- a CDS encoding sugar phosphate isomerase/epimerase family protein gives rise to the protein MKTNKFIRIATAVCIGISLLGTYSCKETKKEKVENAEIVMEESTKAPFFKLSLAQWSMHKMIREDGVDPYSFAEKAKDWGFTGLEYVSQLYNPELEDAGYSEEAMANFVAKSNAEAEKHGMKNVLIMIDGQGNLAVDDEAERNETVEKHKKWVDAAAAMGCHAIRVNLNGSDVPEQWIKNSVDGLTKLATYAKTKGINVLVENHGGLSSNGELHAQVMKTVNLDNCGSLPDFGNFCIERKPDSWDCLKEYDKYKGVKELMPYAKAVSAKSNNFDADGYDTGIDYVEMLKIVNNAGYTGFIGVEYEGSEISEADGIIATRDLLLKAAKEIE
- a CDS encoding DinB family protein codes for the protein METFFNEIFDYNFHCNKKLIEQCLALDTVPPETIRLFSHILNAHHIWNARILNKPSEYKVWQEHDVKKWADIHYENQRSSFEIVTNADNFDKRIDYENSEGRLFTNTLQDILFHIINHSTSHRGQIAVDFRNNDETPISSDYVYY
- a CDS encoding nucleoside permease, with the translated sequence MKNKVRAQLCFMMFLEFFIWGAWFVTLGTFLGNNLKATDSEIALAFSTQSWGAIIAPFVIGIIADRYFNAERILGVLHLLGAALMYFMYQSTAFDSFYIMVLAYMILYMPTLALVNSVSFNQMKNPAKEFSMVRVFGTLGWIIAGLSISYIFHWDQGENIGQGLLRNTFLMTAIASLILGLFSFTLPKTPPKAVSSEKLGLKEILGLDSLSLFKDRNFLIFFISSVLICIPLAFYYQNANPFLVEIGMDNPTGKMTLGQISEIAFMLLLPYFFTKFGFKKTILVAMAAWVVRYLLFAFGDVNELGFMLIIGIALHGICYDFFFVSGQIYTDSKAGEKFKSSAQGLITLATYGVGMLIGFWVAGKISTAYLLDDGKHVWETIWMYPAGFALAVFILFAIFFKTEKIEYQS